One Chromatiaceae bacterium DNA segment encodes these proteins:
- the pta gene encoding phosphate acetyltransferase, translating into MQISLYVAGAGRGTGKSVVALGLMEMLSAFNRTIGFFRPIVQRSAREDALIELMRARYNLPFEPEMLYGCTAEDAKHLLGSGHYDELLKRILTKFKALEERCDLVVCAGTDYDGLVPSLEFDFNADLANNLGCLLIVVVKGFKRDPEEILDAVRLAQESLLDRGSDVWATIINGVAAEQLAAMREQVGTALPDASVYVLPEHPLLGQPTIGEIARALKARRLYGDDDTLNQVVTHFKIAAMEVPDFLNHLEDGSLIITPGDRVDIILASLVADASTNFPRVAGLLLTGGIDLGDNLRRLMGGLRRVKVPILSVDTDTYMTAMDLNRVHASILPTDDRKIAAAIGLFEANVMNAMPQRPPERQMERRTPLMFEYELFRRAKAQRRHIVLPEGEDERILRAAEILMLRDVVDLTLLGDPDKIGGSVRDLGLKLNGIRIIDPVTAPDRERYGRTYFELRRHKGMSEQMAFDLMQDVSYYGTAMVYHGDAHGMVSGAVHTTQHTIRPAFEIIKTRPGVKIVSSVFFMCLADRVLVYGDCAVNPNPNAEQLADIAISSAETAAAFGIEPRVAMLSYATGESGKGADVDKVREATRIAHARRPDLKLEGPIQYDAAVDPDVARTKMPDNEVAGQATVFIFPDLNTGNNTYKAVQRSADAIAIGPVLQGLNKPVNDLSRGCLVADIVNTVVITAIQAQTVPPAA; encoded by the coding sequence ATGCAAATCAGTCTGTATGTAGCCGGGGCGGGCAGGGGCACCGGCAAGTCCGTCGTTGCCCTGGGCTTGATGGAGATGTTATCGGCGTTCAATCGCACGATCGGTTTCTTTCGCCCCATCGTCCAGCGGTCCGCCCGGGAGGATGCCCTCATCGAACTGATGCGCGCCCGTTACAACCTGCCATTCGAGCCGGAGATGCTCTACGGTTGCACCGCCGAAGACGCCAAGCATCTGCTGGGTAGTGGGCATTATGATGAACTGCTCAAGCGGATCCTGACCAAGTTCAAGGCCCTGGAGGAAAGGTGCGACCTGGTGGTATGCGCCGGCACCGACTATGACGGCCTGGTACCCTCTCTGGAGTTCGATTTCAACGCCGACCTGGCCAACAACCTCGGCTGTCTCCTGATCGTGGTGGTGAAGGGCTTCAAGCGCGATCCCGAGGAGATTCTGGATGCCGTGCGCCTGGCTCAGGAATCCCTGCTGGACCGTGGCAGTGATGTCTGGGCGACCATTATCAATGGCGTGGCGGCGGAGCAGCTTGCCGCCATGCGCGAGCAGGTAGGTACGGCCTTGCCGGATGCATCGGTCTATGTGCTTCCCGAACACCCCTTGCTGGGTCAGCCGACCATCGGGGAGATCGCGCGCGCGCTCAAGGCGCGACGCCTTTACGGTGACGACGACACCCTGAACCAGGTGGTGACCCACTTCAAGATCGCCGCCATGGAGGTTCCGGACTTCCTCAATCACCTGGAGGATGGCTCTCTCATCATTACGCCGGGTGATCGCGTGGACATCATTCTTGCCAGCCTGGTGGCGGATGCCTCCACGAATTTCCCCCGTGTCGCGGGGCTGCTTCTGACCGGCGGTATCGACCTGGGAGATAACCTGCGCCGGCTCATGGGCGGCCTGAGGCGCGTCAAGGTGCCGATCCTCAGCGTAGATACCGATACCTACATGACGGCCATGGATCTTAACCGGGTCCATGCCAGCATTCTGCCCACGGATGACCGCAAGATCGCCGCCGCTATCGGCCTCTTCGAGGCCAATGTCATGAACGCCATGCCGCAACGCCCGCCGGAGCGGCAAATGGAGCGCCGCACGCCGCTCATGTTCGAGTACGAGCTGTTCCGCCGCGCCAAAGCCCAGCGCCGCCACATCGTGCTGCCCGAGGGCGAGGACGAGCGCATCCTGCGCGCCGCCGAGATTCTCATGCTGCGCGACGTCGTCGATCTGACCCTGCTCGGCGACCCGGACAAGATCGGCGGCAGTGTCCGTGATCTGGGCCTCAAGCTTAACGGCATCAGAATCATCGACCCCGTCACCGCGCCAGACCGCGAGCGCTATGGCCGCACCTATTTCGAATTGCGGCGGCACAAGGGTATGTCGGAGCAAATGGCCTTTGATCTGATGCAGGATGTGAGTTACTACGGCACCGCCATGGTCTATCACGGCGATGCCCATGGCATGGTCTCCGGGGCCGTCCATACGACCCAGCACACCATCCGGCCCGCCTTCGAGATTATCAAGACCCGGCCGGGGGTCAAGATCGTCTCCAGCGTCTTCTTCATGTGCCTGGCGGATCGGGTACTGGTCTATGGCGACTGCGCCGTGAACCCTAACCCCAACGCCGAGCAACTGGCGGACATCGCCATCTCTTCCGCCGAGACCGCCGCCGCCTTCGGCATTGAGCCGCGGGTGGCCATGCTCTCCTATGCCACCGGCGAGTCCGGCAAGGGCGCGGACGTGGACAAGGTACGGGAGGCCACGCGCATCGCCCACGCCCGCCGGCCCGATCTCAAGCTGGAGGGACCCATCCAGTACGACGCCGCGGTCGATCCGGACGTGGCGCGGACTAAGATGCCGGACAACGAGGTGGCGGGGCAGGCCACCGTCTTCATCTTTCCGGATCTCAATACCGGCAATAACACCTACAAGGCCGTGCAGCGCAGCGCCGATGCCATCGCCATCGGCCCGGTCTTGCAGGGGCTCAATAAGCCCGTTAATGATCTGAGTCGCGGCTGTCTGGTGGCGGATATCGTCAATACCGTCGTCATTACCGCCATTCAGGCCCAGACGGTGCCGCCAGCGGCTTGA
- a CDS encoding acetate kinase, producing MKVLVLNSGSSSIKYQLFQSDNWQVLAAGAINRIGEPRGDFQGRWLDGDGREHRFDLALPIAHHRAGLELIVARLRASGVLADLGELVAIGHRVVHGGEAFQRPTRVDDGVIAVIRDMIPLAPLHNPANLEGIEVAMRLFPGVPQVVVFDTAFPQTMPPAAYRYALPEDLYKGHRVRRYGFHGTSHAYVSRRAAALLGKPTQDCNLITLHLGNGASATAVRGGESFDTSMGLTPLEGLVMGTRCGDLDPAIHFYLANNLGMDIQALDDLFNRRSGLLGLCGVNDMREIHRRIGQGDPAAALALDVFCHRLRKYLGAYWVELGRLDALVFTGGIGENDAEVRARTCAGLEGMGILLDGEANQARGQGERRVSRSESPVAVLVIPTNEELEIARQTLEAVRG from the coding sequence ATGAAGGTTCTGGTTCTCAATTCTGGTAGTTCGTCGATTAAATATCAGCTTTTCCAGTCCGATAACTGGCAGGTCCTGGCGGCAGGCGCCATCAACCGCATCGGCGAGCCGCGCGGTGACTTTCAGGGTCGCTGGCTTGACGGGGATGGGCGGGAGCACCGCTTCGATCTGGCCCTGCCGATCGCCCATCATAGGGCGGGACTAGAGCTGATCGTCGCCCGGTTGCGCGCGTCCGGGGTGCTGGCGGATCTGGGTGAACTGGTGGCCATCGGCCACCGGGTGGTCCATGGTGGCGAGGCCTTCCAGCGCCCGACTCGGGTGGATGACGGGGTTATCGCCGTCATTCGCGACATGATTCCCCTGGCCCCCCTGCATAACCCGGCCAACCTGGAGGGCATCGAGGTGGCGATGCGCCTCTTCCCCGGGGTGCCGCAGGTCGTGGTCTTCGATACCGCCTTCCCCCAGACCATGCCCCCGGCGGCCTATCGCTATGCCCTGCCGGAGGACCTTTACAAGGGGCATCGGGTGCGGCGCTATGGTTTTCATGGCACCTCCCATGCCTATGTCAGCCGCCGCGCTGCCGCCCTGCTGGGCAAGCCAACTCAGGATTGCAACCTGATTACCCTGCACCTGGGCAACGGGGCGAGCGCGACGGCGGTGCGCGGGGGCGAGAGCTTCGACACCTCCATGGGTCTGACCCCTTTGGAGGGTCTGGTGATGGGCACGCGCTGCGGGGACCTGGACCCCGCCATTCATTTCTATCTGGCCAACAACCTGGGCATGGACATCCAGGCCCTGGATGACCTTTTCAACCGCCGCAGCGGCCTGCTCGGCCTGTGCGGCGTCAACGACATGCGCGAGATCCACCGCCGCATCGGCCAGGGTGACCCCGCCGCCGCCCTGGCGCTGGACGTTTTCTGTCATCGCCTGCGCAAGTACCTGGGCGCCTACTGGGTGGAACTGGGCCGCTTGGACGCCCTAGTCTTCACCGGCGGCATCGGCGAGAACGACGCGGAGGTGCGGGCGCGTACCTGCGCCGGTTTGGAGGGAATGGGCATTCTTTTGGACGGGGAGGCCAATCAGGCCCGCGGTCAGGGTGAGCGCCGGGTCAGCCGGTCGGAGAGTCCGGTAGCCGTGCTGGTCATTCCGACCAATGAGGAACTGGAGATCGCACGTCAGACACTGGAAGCCGTTAGGGGATAG
- a CDS encoding 3-deoxy-7-phosphoheptulonate synthase class II, with the protein MTASASTPPPGWSPASWQARPALQQARYPDRPALDAALAELASLPPLVTSWEIHALRKQLAAAARGDGFLLQGGDCAEGFADCQSDIIANKLKILLQMSLILVQGLKQRVIRVGRIAGQYTKPRSADLETRDGLTLPSYRGDLINGPEFTAAARTPDPARLLLGHGRAALTLNFIRALSEGGFADLHHPENWDLDFMAHSPSAQDYRKMVEALGESLRFLRAVGCSASGELARVQFFTSHEALHLHYEQALTRQVRRFPGWFDLSAHLPWIGLRTADPDGAHVEFMSGIANPVGVKLGGGLSPDWLEALVARLNPQREPGRLVLIHRFGADQIARELPKMIAAVNRTGNPVLWVCDPMHGNTETTASGYKTRRFDRILAELSLAFDIHRELGGHLGGVHFELTGDDVTECLGGARGLDEVGLERAYRTQVDPRLNYEQALEMAMAIVRKLRAPAGAATGTL; encoded by the coding sequence TTGACGGCCTCGGCCTCCACGCCTCCGCCGGGCTGGTCACCCGCCTCCTGGCAGGCACGCCCCGCCCTGCAACAGGCCCGCTATCCGGATCGCCCCGCCCTGGACGCCGCCCTGGCGGAACTGGCCTCCCTGCCGCCCCTGGTCACCTCCTGGGAGATCCATGCGCTGCGGAAACAGTTGGCGGCGGCGGCGCGGGGCGATGGCTTCCTGCTCCAGGGCGGTGACTGCGCCGAAGGTTTCGCCGACTGCCAATCGGACATTATCGCCAACAAGCTCAAGATCCTGCTCCAGATGAGCCTAATTCTGGTGCAGGGCCTGAAGCAGCGAGTGATCCGGGTCGGGCGCATCGCCGGCCAGTACACCAAGCCGCGCTCCGCAGACCTGGAGACCCGCGATGGCCTCACCCTGCCCAGCTATCGCGGCGACCTCATCAATGGCCCCGAGTTCACCGCCGCGGCACGCACCCCCGACCCGGCGCGCCTGCTGCTCGGTCATGGCCGGGCCGCCCTGACGCTCAACTTTATTCGAGCCCTGTCCGAGGGCGGCTTCGCCGATCTCCACCACCCGGAGAACTGGGACCTGGACTTCATGGCCCATTCGCCCAGCGCCCAGGACTACCGCAAGATGGTCGAGGCCCTGGGCGAGTCCCTGCGCTTCCTGCGGGCGGTGGGCTGTTCCGCCTCGGGGGAACTGGCCCGGGTGCAGTTCTTCACCAGCCACGAGGCCCTGCACCTGCACTACGAGCAGGCCCTGACCCGCCAGGTACGCCGCTTCCCGGGCTGGTTCGATCTCAGTGCCCACCTACCCTGGATCGGGCTGCGCACCGCCGATCCGGACGGGGCTCACGTAGAATTCATGAGCGGTATCGCCAATCCGGTCGGGGTCAAGCTGGGGGGCGGCCTGTCACCGGACTGGCTGGAGGCCCTGGTGGCCAGGCTCAATCCGCAACGGGAGCCCGGCCGCCTGGTCTTGATTCACCGCTTCGGCGCGGACCAGATCGCGCGCGAACTGCCGAAAATGATCGCGGCGGTCAACCGCACTGGCAACCCCGTCCTCTGGGTCTGCGACCCCATGCACGGCAATACCGAGACCACCGCCAGCGGCTACAAGACCCGGCGCTTCGACCGCATCCTGGCGGAACTGAGCCTGGCCTTCGACATCCACCGCGAACTGGGGGGCCATCTGGGCGGCGTCCACTTCGAGTTGACGGGTGACGATGTCACCGAGTGCTTGGGCGGCGCCCGAGGTCTGGACGAGGTGGGCCTCGAGCGCGCCTATCGCACCCAGGTCGACCCCCGCCTTAACTATGAGCAGGCCCTGGAGATGGCCATGGCCATTGTGCGCAAATTGCGTGCGCCGGCGGGTGCGGCCACGGGCACGTTATAG
- a CDS encoding indolepyruvate oxidoreductase subunit beta: MSTSAAGRITNILVAGIGGQGVMTAAEVLSQTALSQGYDVKKTEVAGMAQRGGVVTSHVRFGRRVLSPAIPHGEADILVGFEPAEALRWCGQLRHGGVAMVNRLRQEPPVVTLGLFPYPDDPVAEMRARGIEVHAFDAGAIARGLGNSKLVNTVMLGAIADYLPFPAEILKEAILARFRERKPALVAVNEQAFEAGRAAQAAT, translated from the coding sequence ATGAGCACCAGCGCCGCGGGCAGGATCACCAACATTCTGGTGGCCGGCATCGGGGGCCAGGGCGTTATGACGGCGGCGGAGGTGCTGTCCCAGACCGCCCTCTCCCAGGGCTATGACGTCAAGAAGACCGAGGTGGCGGGCATGGCCCAGCGCGGTGGCGTGGTCACCTCCCATGTGCGCTTTGGCCGCCGGGTGCTGTCCCCGGCCATCCCCCATGGCGAGGCCGACATCCTGGTCGGCTTCGAGCCGGCGGAGGCCCTGCGCTGGTGCGGCCAGTTGCGCCACGGGGGCGTGGCCATGGTCAACCGCCTGCGCCAGGAGCCGCCGGTGGTGACCCTGGGTCTCTTCCCCTACCCGGACGACCCGGTGGCGGAGATGCGCGCCCGGGGCATCGAGGTCCATGCCTTCGACGCCGGTGCCATCGCCCGCGGGTTGGGCAACTCCAAACTGGTCAACACCGTCATGCTCGGGGCCATCGCCGACTACCTGCCCTTCCCCGCCGAGATCCTCAAGGAGGCCATCCTGGCCCGCTTCCGCGAGCGCAAGCCCGCCCTGGTGGCGGTCAACGAGCAGGCCTTCGAGGCCGGCCGCGCCGCCCAGGCGGCCACTTGA